Proteins co-encoded in one Quercus robur chromosome 8, dhQueRobu3.1, whole genome shotgun sequence genomic window:
- the LOC126695148 gene encoding uncharacterized protein LOC126695148 isoform X3, with amino-acid sequence MSTMDLNRRGISWVGNFFQKLEAVCQEVDDIVSKDTVKYVENQLQNMGGNVKKFYSDVVQDALVDSVKREAQAVALKSNAAIGTYLKSMMGDEKKQEVTVIMQSNVQPEAVDLVTKQLPDALNGSHLKSLTPPTSVDSLEEAVTDKTLQKVDDVPTRENPNESTEENAIEESAPEVLELNSPGDEESSEALFSVVYGEKIIQEMRPLSACSSLLAESFSLSGKSPDNSLDALSCNYSGECVCDNSSKLPSSPPAPIISCKNKSVESGLGSSSSIVSLESIEEDTSRIKEILSLNESSESALGHSYDWNNDINDPDMETIELCDKVKLDESCVIVEPSELYAVSHRVRKLRSYRKKIQDAFASKKRLVKEYEQLAIWYGDVDMGSSKDGSQPLLTSTPAKSLNSKNLQLELSYDTEWELL; translated from the exons ATGTCCACAATGGATCTGAATCGTAGAGGTATATCCTGGGTTGGAAATTTTTTCCAGAAGCTTGAAGCTGTGTGCCAAGAGGTGGATGATATTGTGAGCAAG GATACAGTTAAATATGTTGAAAACCAGTTGCAAAATATGGGTGGAAATGTGAAAAAGTTCTATTCCGATGTTGTCCAAGATGCATTAGTGGATTCTGTAAAGCGTGAAGCTCAAGCTGTGGCTTTGAAAAGTAATGCTGCTATTGGCACCTATTTGAAGTCAATGATGGGTGATGAAAAAAAGCAGGAAGTTACTGTCATAATGCAATCAAATGTGCAGCCTGAAGCAGTTGATCTTGTGACAAAACAGCTGCCAGATGCATTAAATGGGTCTCACCTTAAAAGTCTAACTCCTCCAACTTCTGTAGATTCTCTTGAGGAGGCAGTGACagacaaaactctccaaaaggTTGATGATGTTCCAACAAGAGAAAATCCAAATGAGAGCACTGAAGAAAATGCAATAGAGGAGTCTGCACCTGAGGTGTTGGAATTAAATTCTCCAGGTGATGAAGAATCCTCTGAAGCTTTATTTTCTG TTGTATATGGTGAGAAAATAATACAAGAGATGAGGCCTTTATCTGCCTGCAGTTCCCTGTTAGCAGAATCTTTTAGTCTGTCTGGAAAATCACCTGACAACTCCCTGGATGCATTATCTTGTAATTATTCTGGCGAATGTGTTTGTGATAATTCCAGTAAGCTCCCCTCTTCTCCACCAGCTCCAATTATCTCCTGTAAGAATAAGTCAGTCGAGTCAGGACTTGGTTCCTCCAGCAGTATAGTATCATTGGAATCCATTG AAGAAGACACTTCCAGAATTAAGGAAATTTTGTCTCTGAATGAATCATCTGAATCTGCTCTAG GACATTCATATGACTGGAACAATGATATTAATGACCCTGATATGGAAACCATTGAATTGTGTGACAAGGTGAAGCTTGATGAAAGCTGTGTCATTGTAGAACCTAGTGAACTTTATGCTGTCTCTCATAGAGTGCGAAAGCTCAGATCGTACAGG AAAAAGATTCAAGATGCATTTGCTTCAAAGAAGAGACTGGTGAAGGAATATGAACAACTAGCAATTTGGTATGGAGATGTTGACATGGGGTCTAGCAAAGATGGATCACAACCTCTTTTGACATCTACCCCTGCAAAATCCTTAAACTCGAAAAATTTGCAATTAGAACTTTCATATGACACCGAATGGGAGCTTCTGTAG
- the LOC126695148 gene encoding uncharacterized protein LOC126695148 isoform X2, with product MSTMDLNRRGISWVGNFFQKLEAVCQEVDDIVSKDTVKYVENQLQNMGGNVKKFYSDVVQDALVDSVKREAQAVALKSNAAIGTYLKSMMGDEKKQEVTVIMQSNVQPEAVDLVTKQLPDALNGSHLKSLTPPTSVDSLEEAVTDKTLQKVDDVPTRENPNESTEENAIEESAPEVLELNSPGDEESSEALFSGEFNVDNHENAIEESAPEVLELISPGDEESSENLFSVVYGEKIIQEMRPLSACSSLLAESFSLSGKSPDNSLDALSCNYSGECVCDNSSKLPSSPPAPIISCKNKSVESGLGSSSSIVSLESIEEDTSRIKEILSLNESSESALGHSYDWNNDINDPDMETIELCDKVKLDESCVIVEPSELYAVSHRVRKLRSYRKKIQDAFASKKRLVKEYEQLAIWYGDVDMGSSKDGSQPLLTSTPAKSLNSKNLQLELSYDTEWELL from the exons ATGTCCACAATGGATCTGAATCGTAGAGGTATATCCTGGGTTGGAAATTTTTTCCAGAAGCTTGAAGCTGTGTGCCAAGAGGTGGATGATATTGTGAGCAAG GATACAGTTAAATATGTTGAAAACCAGTTGCAAAATATGGGTGGAAATGTGAAAAAGTTCTATTCCGATGTTGTCCAAGATGCATTAGTGGATTCTGTAAAGCGTGAAGCTCAAGCTGTGGCTTTGAAAAGTAATGCTGCTATTGGCACCTATTTGAAGTCAATGATGGGTGATGAAAAAAAGCAGGAAGTTACTGTCATAATGCAATCAAATGTGCAGCCTGAAGCAGTTGATCTTGTGACAAAACAGCTGCCAGATGCATTAAATGGGTCTCACCTTAAAAGTCTAACTCCTCCAACTTCTGTAGATTCTCTTGAGGAGGCAGTGACagacaaaactctccaaaaggTTGATGATGTTCCAACAAGAGAAAATCCAAATGAGAGCACTGAAGAAAATGCAATAGAGGAGTCTGCACCTGAGGTGTTGGAATTAAATTCTCCAGGTGATGAAGAATCCTCTGAAGCTTTATTTTCTGGTGAGTTTAATGTTGATAATCATGAAAATGCAATAGAGGAGTCTGCACCTGAGGTGTTGGAGTTAATTTCTCCAGGTGATGAAGAATCCtctgaaaatttattttctg TTGTATATGGTGAGAAAATAATACAAGAGATGAGGCCTTTATCTGCCTGCAGTTCCCTGTTAGCAGAATCTTTTAGTCTGTCTGGAAAATCACCTGACAACTCCCTGGATGCATTATCTTGTAATTATTCTGGCGAATGTGTTTGTGATAATTCCAGTAAGCTCCCCTCTTCTCCACCAGCTCCAATTATCTCCTGTAAGAATAAGTCAGTCGAGTCAGGACTTGGTTCCTCCAGCAGTATAGTATCATTGGAATCCATTG AAGAAGACACTTCCAGAATTAAGGAAATTTTGTCTCTGAATGAATCATCTGAATCTGCTCTAG GACATTCATATGACTGGAACAATGATATTAATGACCCTGATATGGAAACCATTGAATTGTGTGACAAGGTGAAGCTTGATGAAAGCTGTGTCATTGTAGAACCTAGTGAACTTTATGCTGTCTCTCATAGAGTGCGAAAGCTCAGATCGTACAGG AAAAAGATTCAAGATGCATTTGCTTCAAAGAAGAGACTGGTGAAGGAATATGAACAACTAGCAATTTGGTATGGAGATGTTGACATGGGGTCTAGCAAAGATGGATCACAACCTCTTTTGACATCTACCCCTGCAAAATCCTTAAACTCGAAAAATTTGCAATTAGAACTTTCATATGACACCGAATGGGAGCTTCTGTAG
- the LOC126695148 gene encoding uncharacterized protein LOC126695148 isoform X4: protein MSTMDLNRRGISWVGNFFQKLEAVCQEVDDIVSKDTVKYVENQLQNMGGNVKKFYSDVVQDALVDSVKREAQAVALKSNAAIGTYLKSMMGDEKKQEVTVIMQSNVQPEAVDLVTKQLPDALNGSHLKSLTPPTSVDSLEEAVTDKTLQKVDDVPTRENPNESTEENAIEESAPEVLELNSPVVYGEKIIQEMRPLSACSSLLAESFSLSGKSPDNSLDALSCNYSGECVCDNSSKLPSSPPAPIISCKNKSVESGLGSSSSIVSLESIEEDTSRIKEILSLNESSESALGHSYDWNNDINDPDMETIELCDKVKLDESCVIVEPSELYAVSHRVRKLRSYRKKIQDAFASKKRLVKEYEQLAIWYGDVDMGSSKDGSQPLLTSTPAKSLNSKNLQLELSYDTEWELL, encoded by the exons ATGTCCACAATGGATCTGAATCGTAGAGGTATATCCTGGGTTGGAAATTTTTTCCAGAAGCTTGAAGCTGTGTGCCAAGAGGTGGATGATATTGTGAGCAAG GATACAGTTAAATATGTTGAAAACCAGTTGCAAAATATGGGTGGAAATGTGAAAAAGTTCTATTCCGATGTTGTCCAAGATGCATTAGTGGATTCTGTAAAGCGTGAAGCTCAAGCTGTGGCTTTGAAAAGTAATGCTGCTATTGGCACCTATTTGAAGTCAATGATGGGTGATGAAAAAAAGCAGGAAGTTACTGTCATAATGCAATCAAATGTGCAGCCTGAAGCAGTTGATCTTGTGACAAAACAGCTGCCAGATGCATTAAATGGGTCTCACCTTAAAAGTCTAACTCCTCCAACTTCTGTAGATTCTCTTGAGGAGGCAGTGACagacaaaactctccaaaaggTTGATGATGTTCCAACAAGAGAAAATCCAAATGAGAGCACTGAAGAAAATGCAATAGAGGAGTCTGCACCTGAGGTGTTGGAATTAAATTCTCCAG TTGTATATGGTGAGAAAATAATACAAGAGATGAGGCCTTTATCTGCCTGCAGTTCCCTGTTAGCAGAATCTTTTAGTCTGTCTGGAAAATCACCTGACAACTCCCTGGATGCATTATCTTGTAATTATTCTGGCGAATGTGTTTGTGATAATTCCAGTAAGCTCCCCTCTTCTCCACCAGCTCCAATTATCTCCTGTAAGAATAAGTCAGTCGAGTCAGGACTTGGTTCCTCCAGCAGTATAGTATCATTGGAATCCATTG AAGAAGACACTTCCAGAATTAAGGAAATTTTGTCTCTGAATGAATCATCTGAATCTGCTCTAG GACATTCATATGACTGGAACAATGATATTAATGACCCTGATATGGAAACCATTGAATTGTGTGACAAGGTGAAGCTTGATGAAAGCTGTGTCATTGTAGAACCTAGTGAACTTTATGCTGTCTCTCATAGAGTGCGAAAGCTCAGATCGTACAGG AAAAAGATTCAAGATGCATTTGCTTCAAAGAAGAGACTGGTGAAGGAATATGAACAACTAGCAATTTGGTATGGAGATGTTGACATGGGGTCTAGCAAAGATGGATCACAACCTCTTTTGACATCTACCCCTGCAAAATCCTTAAACTCGAAAAATTTGCAATTAGAACTTTCATATGACACCGAATGGGAGCTTCTGTAG
- the LOC126695148 gene encoding uncharacterized protein LOC126695148 isoform X1 — protein MSTMDLNRRGISWVGNFFQKLEAVCQEVDDIVSKDTVKYVENQLQNMGGNVKKFYSDVVQDALVDSVKREAQAVALKSNAAIGTYLKSMMGDEKKQEVTVIMQSNVQPEAVDLVTKQLPDALNGSHLKSLTPPTSVDSLEEAVTDKTLQKVDDVPTRENPNESTEENAIEESAPEVLELNSPGDEESSEALFSGEFNVDNHENAIEESAPEVLELISPGDEESSENLFSGKFNDDNHENAFGVLAEVSPASSLHSVEFQSRPKMGTVCDSLVDVTEVVSDVSSVLTYSETSFSVVYGEKIIQEMRPLSACSSLLAESFSLSGKSPDNSLDALSCNYSGECVCDNSSKLPSSPPAPIISCKNKSVESGLGSSSSIVSLESIEEDTSRIKEILSLNESSESALGHSYDWNNDINDPDMETIELCDKVKLDESCVIVEPSELYAVSHRVRKLRSYRKKIQDAFASKKRLVKEYEQLAIWYGDVDMGSSKDGSQPLLTSTPAKSLNSKNLQLELSYDTEWELL, from the exons ATGTCCACAATGGATCTGAATCGTAGAGGTATATCCTGGGTTGGAAATTTTTTCCAGAAGCTTGAAGCTGTGTGCCAAGAGGTGGATGATATTGTGAGCAAG GATACAGTTAAATATGTTGAAAACCAGTTGCAAAATATGGGTGGAAATGTGAAAAAGTTCTATTCCGATGTTGTCCAAGATGCATTAGTGGATTCTGTAAAGCGTGAAGCTCAAGCTGTGGCTTTGAAAAGTAATGCTGCTATTGGCACCTATTTGAAGTCAATGATGGGTGATGAAAAAAAGCAGGAAGTTACTGTCATAATGCAATCAAATGTGCAGCCTGAAGCAGTTGATCTTGTGACAAAACAGCTGCCAGATGCATTAAATGGGTCTCACCTTAAAAGTCTAACTCCTCCAACTTCTGTAGATTCTCTTGAGGAGGCAGTGACagacaaaactctccaaaaggTTGATGATGTTCCAACAAGAGAAAATCCAAATGAGAGCACTGAAGAAAATGCAATAGAGGAGTCTGCACCTGAGGTGTTGGAATTAAATTCTCCAGGTGATGAAGAATCCTCTGAAGCTTTATTTTCTGGTGAGTTTAATGTTGATAATCATGAAAATGCAATAGAGGAGTCTGCACCTGAGGTGTTGGAGTTAATTTCTCCAGGTGATGAAGAATCCtctgaaaatttattttctggtAAGTTTAATGATGATAATCATGAAAATGCATTTGGAGTTCTGGCTGAGGTTTCACCAGCATCTTCATTGCATAGTGTGGAGTTCCAATCTCGCCCAAAAATGGGAACAGTTTGTGATAGCCTTGTAGATGTCACTGAGGTTGTTTCTGATGTTTCAAGTGTTCTTACTTATTCTGAAACATCCTTTTCAGTTGTATATGGTGAGAAAATAATACAAGAGATGAGGCCTTTATCTGCCTGCAGTTCCCTGTTAGCAGAATCTTTTAGTCTGTCTGGAAAATCACCTGACAACTCCCTGGATGCATTATCTTGTAATTATTCTGGCGAATGTGTTTGTGATAATTCCAGTAAGCTCCCCTCTTCTCCACCAGCTCCAATTATCTCCTGTAAGAATAAGTCAGTCGAGTCAGGACTTGGTTCCTCCAGCAGTATAGTATCATTGGAATCCATTG AAGAAGACACTTCCAGAATTAAGGAAATTTTGTCTCTGAATGAATCATCTGAATCTGCTCTAG GACATTCATATGACTGGAACAATGATATTAATGACCCTGATATGGAAACCATTGAATTGTGTGACAAGGTGAAGCTTGATGAAAGCTGTGTCATTGTAGAACCTAGTGAACTTTATGCTGTCTCTCATAGAGTGCGAAAGCTCAGATCGTACAGG AAAAAGATTCAAGATGCATTTGCTTCAAAGAAGAGACTGGTGAAGGAATATGAACAACTAGCAATTTGGTATGGAGATGTTGACATGGGGTCTAGCAAAGATGGATCACAACCTCTTTTGACATCTACCCCTGCAAAATCCTTAAACTCGAAAAATTTGCAATTAGAACTTTCATATGACACCGAATGGGAGCTTCTGTAG